The following are encoded in a window of Lentimicrobiaceae bacterium genomic DNA:
- a CDS encoding LytTR family transcriptional regulator — MSDLQKPISQYLTEKGNIVRLILFTSAFALLFINIYAPFGVETWYNVTRWQLLLFSSLVILTGVLVVVVSRMIMYHWCKKHSLLLWQYLVWVVAEVFFMALFYALYEKWIVADSRFFPDLLKNSIQNTALVLLLPYSATWLFFSWREKKIKLETLSAEKDVPDSTKNMIPFHDEKGILRLSVKAEHLLYIESSDNYVTIYYLNKEKIVHFMMRNTMKKLEEQLEGSMVIRCHRSFIINFEKVKILRREKDGLHLELDVPEALQIPVSKSYIEKVMQVFTRFSV; from the coding sequence ATGTCCGACTTACAGAAGCCCATCTCCCAATATCTTACCGAAAAAGGCAATATTGTAAGACTCATATTGTTCACGAGTGCTTTTGCATTGCTGTTCATAAACATTTATGCTCCTTTCGGTGTGGAAACATGGTACAATGTAACCCGGTGGCAACTTTTGTTGTTTTCAAGCCTGGTGATACTCACCGGAGTGCTGGTAGTTGTGGTAAGCAGGATGATAATGTATCATTGGTGTAAAAAACACAGCTTGCTGTTATGGCAGTATCTGGTTTGGGTAGTTGCCGAAGTTTTTTTTATGGCACTGTTTTATGCGCTTTACGAAAAATGGATAGTTGCCGATTCCCGTTTTTTCCCTGATTTGTTGAAAAATTCGATTCAAAATACTGCGCTGGTTCTTTTATTACCTTATTCTGCAACCTGGCTTTTTTTTTCGTGGAGGGAGAAAAAAATCAAACTTGAAACACTTTCGGCAGAAAAAGATGTTCCCGATAGCACAAAAAATATGATTCCCTTTCATGATGAAAAGGGTATACTTCGGTTGTCAGTAAAAGCCGAGCATCTGCTTTATATTGAATCTTCTGATAATTATGTTACAATTTATTACCTGAACAAGGAAAAAATTGTGCATTTCATGATGCGCAACACTATGAAAAAGTTGGAAGAGCAGTTGGAAGGCAGCATGGTAATCCGTTGCCATCGTTCGTTCATTATCAATTTTGAGAAGGTGAAGATTTTACGCAGGGAAAAAGACGGTTTACACCTTGAACTGGATGTGCCGGAAGCTTTACAAATCCCTGTTTCAAAATCGTATATCGAAAAGGTGATGCAGGTATTTACCCGGTTTAGTGTGTAA